The Leptolyngbya iicbica LK region CGCGAGACCGGGTACATCGTTTGGTATTCGCCGGAGGCCAATCTGATTCATCTGGGGGAAGAAAGCGGCGGCTGTCACGATATCAGCACGCGATCGCTGGCCTACCAGATCACCTTCTATCACAACCACTTTTTGATGGGGTTGAAAAATCTCACCCCTGGCCAAGCTCTGCGGCTTTACGCCAAACTCTTTGACTGTCACGTGTTGGGCCATCCTCCCTGCTACAAAAGCGGCTCACCGATCAAAGTGGCGACCCGCTTCGTCTTTTACTGGCTGGGCTTTTTAGACGCGATCGGCACCCTGATCAAAACCGGCAAAAAACACCGCGTTTACACCACGCCCGCTGACACCCCCATGTCCCTCTCGGCTCAATATTGAGTCGGCCCGCTAGGGGACGCTCCCTTTCAAAAGGGAGCGTCCCCTGAAATCCCTGAAATCCCTTCAAACTATCCAACCTCAACGGAAACGTACCCATGAGAGTTTTGGTCGCCAGTCACACCTACATCGTTGACCTGAACTGCGAAAAGTTTCGCACCCTAGCTCAGGAACCCGATGTCGAAGTCACCATTGTGGTGCCCCAGCGCTGGAAGCCGGGCGGCGTACAAAATCGCATTATCGAAAAAGAAGCCTGGCAAGACGGGCGTTTTCGCGTCGTGCCCATTTCCAACTTCAGCCAAAACAACCAAGGTATGTTGACCTTTGGCCTGGATTTGGTGAAGTTGCTGCGCGAGTTTCGCCCCCACGTCATCCAGGTTGAGCAAGGTTCTAAAGGGCTCGCCTACGCCGAAATGATTACCCTCAATCGGCTGCTGGGCCTCAACGCCAAAATGCTGTTCTTCACCTGGTGGAACCTGCCCTACGAGCTGAAATTCCCCATTTCCCTGCTAGAAAAATACAACTTGGGCGGCACTGACGGCATTATCTCCGGCAATCAGGACGGAGCCGATATTTTGCGCGATCACGGCTACCGTGGCCCCATCCGCGTCATGCCCCAACTCGGCATCGACGAAACCCTCTTTCGGCCCCAACCCCAACCCGAACTCAACGAAAAACTCGATATTGCCCCTGATGACTTCGTCATCGGCTTCGTCGGGCGCTTCGTCGAAGAAAAAGGACTCCTGACCCTGATGCAAGCCCTGGGGCAACTCAAAGACCACCCCAAGTCTTGGAAATGTCTGCTCCTGGGTCGCGGCCCCTTAAAAGATGATCTGCAAAAACAGGCAACAGAAATTGGGATCAGCGATCGCATTCGCTGGGTCGAAAGCGTCCCTCACGATGACGTACCCCGCTACATCAACCTCATGTCCACCCTGATTTTGCCCTCCGAAACCACCTACAAATTCAAAACCATGACCGCCGTCGGCTGGGTCGAACAATTTGGCCATGTGCTGATTGAAGCCATGGCCTGTCAAGTGCCCGTCATCGGTTCCAACTCCGGCGAGATTCCCCACGTCATCGGTGATGCCGGACTCATCTTTCCCGAAGGCAACGCCGATGAGTTGAGCGATCGCATTCGCACCCTCATGGACTCCCCCGAAACGCACACCGACCTCAGCAAACGCGGCTACGACCTGACGATGGAAAAATACACTAACCGCGCTCTCGCCAAGCAAGTCCTCGACTTTTACCAAGAACTGGTCGCATGAGCCAAGTACCTTTTTTGCCCCGAATGGAAATTTTGCAACCTTTGCAAATTGGGAGCAAGGCAGGGGAGCTAGGGAGCAGGGGAGCGAGAGGGCAGATATGAGGCATTACTTACGATGTGGAATGACGAGTCACTTTAATGTGCTCGCGGCAGACCAGCGGTCACAGCCGATCGTGGACTGGGGCGATCGCCCTCACTCCCTCACCCGAATACCCTTTCGTGAGGTCCAGGACGGCGGAACGTCTTGGTGGATGAGGGTCTGGGGGAAAGCCAAATTTCCCCCAGTCGCATCGCCATAAACTCACCGACATCATCGCCTAACGACCTCTTCCCCCCACTCAACCGACTCCCGGACCACACGAAAAGCCTCTACCCCATCACCAACAGCAATGCCCTCCTTGCCCCGCTTCGCGCCGCCCCTCATCCCGTTTAACTGACCCCTTCCAACCATGAGCCAGCCCCTCAAAATCCTCCAAATCGTCCCCTCTATCTCACTGGTTTACGGCGGCCCCAGCCAAATGGTGCGCGGCTTTTCCCATGCCTTAGCTGCCGCTGGCGCTGACGTCACCATTGTCACCACCGACTCCAACGGCGACGTGGACGAAGCC contains the following coding sequences:
- the hpsO gene encoding hormogonium polysaccharide biosynthesis glycosyltransferase HpsO; the encoded protein is MRVLVASHTYIVDLNCEKFRTLAQEPDVEVTIVVPQRWKPGGVQNRIIEKEAWQDGRFRVVPISNFSQNNQGMLTFGLDLVKLLREFRPHVIQVEQGSKGLAYAEMITLNRLLGLNAKMLFFTWWNLPYELKFPISLLEKYNLGGTDGIISGNQDGADILRDHGYRGPIRVMPQLGIDETLFRPQPQPELNEKLDIAPDDFVIGFVGRFVEEKGLLTLMQALGQLKDHPKSWKCLLLGRGPLKDDLQKQATEIGISDRIRWVESVPHDDVPRYINLMSTLILPSETTYKFKTMTAVGWVEQFGHVLIEAMACQVPVIGSNSGEIPHVIGDAGLIFPEGNADELSDRIRTLMDSPETHTDLSKRGYDLTMEKYTNRALAKQVLDFYQELVA